Proteins co-encoded in one Malus sylvestris chromosome 7, drMalSylv7.2, whole genome shotgun sequence genomic window:
- the LOC126629635 gene encoding protein MAINTENANCE OF PSII UNDER HIGH LIGHT 1-like, which produces MATAAQAVIAAANTFTCTFPTQRSFFFSRKLQKVNHLTLVRASTEDADCNVEECAPDKEVGKVSVEWLAGEKTKISGTFPPRNRGWTGYVEKDTAGQTNIYSVEPAVYVAESVISSGTAGSSADGAENTAAITAGVALIAVAAASSILLQVGKNSPPVVQKVEYSGPSLSYYISKFKPETTEASAPSVVESSQPEPSQIQVESEVQLEPSESDVSNIS; this is translated from the exons ATGGCAACCGCAGCACAAGCTGTGATTGCAGCAGCAAACACATTCACATGTACATTTCCTACACAaaggagcttcttcttctccagAAAACTTCAAAAAGTTAACCATCTCACACTAGTTAGAGCTTCCACTGAAGATGCTGACTGTAATGTGGAAGAATGTGCTCCTGACAAGGAG GTTGGAAAAGTGAGCGTGGAATGGTTGGCTGGTGAGAAGACAAAAATTTCTGGGACGTTTCCACCCCGCAATCGGGGTTGGACTGGATACGTTGAGAAGGACACTGCTGGACAGACAAACATATATTCTGTGGAG CCTGCAGTTTACGTAGCAGAAAGCGTAATAAGCTCTGGAACTGCAGGGTCTTCTGCCGATGGAGCTGAGAACACAGCAGCAATCACAGCTGGGGTTGCCCTCATTGCTGTTGCTGCAGCTTCATCAATACTCCTCCAAGTAGGTAAGAACTCACCTCCGGTGGTGCAGAAGGTAGAGTACTCTGGGCCATCACTTAGTTACTATATCAGCAAGTTCAAACCAGAGACAACCGAAGCCTCGGCGCCAAGTGTGGTTGAATCTTCCCAGCCGGAACCCTCCCAGATTCAGGTTGAATCAGAGGTTCAGCTGGAGCCTTCAGAGAGTGATGTCAGCAATATCTCTTAG
- the LOC126629636 gene encoding monooxygenase 1-like — protein sequence MEIGDTRESIVIVGGGICGLATALALHRKGIRSVVLERSNRLPATGVAIIVHLNGWRALDQLGVASLLRQTSFPILSGQLISLGSGEIENMDVGKEELRVLKRTDLVSVLADNLPPNTVRFGCEVHSVKLNPGTSSPVLQLQDGTILNPKVVIGCDGVNSIVSNVMGMKASNIFRICVIRGFTRYPDGHEFGSEFTLTRKDDTQVGRLPMTESLVYWFMTRKHSSQDSAASKDQKLIRELGVKSVEGFPTSIIEMFKNCELDSIHLTEYVRYHAPWDILRIPSRAGTVSLAGDAMHTMGPFLAQGGSAALEDAVVLARCLAQKTRVDLRGRGTKLMVEEALDQYVKERKTRVLRLSLQTYLIGKMFHTSSQFVKLICIVLLAVLFSESHGHTRYDCGSL from the exons ATGGAGATTGGTGATACAAGAGAGAGTATTGTAATTGTGGGTGGTGGGATTTGCGGCCTTGCCACTGCTCTTGCTCTTCACAG GAAAGGCATTAGAAGCGTGGTCCTGGAAAGATCAAACAGATTGCCAGCAACCGGGGTAGCTATTATCGTGCATCTAAACGGCTGGCGTGCACTTGATCAGCTTGGTGTTGCCTCACTCCTTAGACAAACTTCTTTTCCTATACTCTC CGGACAACTTATTTCACTCGGTAGTGGTGAAATTGAAAATATGGATGTAGG GAAAGAAGAACTGAGAGTTTTGAAGAGGACTGATCTCGTTAGTGTTTTGGCTGATAACTTGCCTCCAAACACTGTACGTTTCGGGTGCGAAGTGCATTCTGTTAAGTTGAATCCCGGAACTTCTTCTCCAGTTCTTCAACTTCAAGATGGAACAATTTTGAACCCCAAG GTTGTGATTGGATGCGACGGAGTGAACTCAATCGTATCAAATGTGATGGGGATGAAGGCTTCTAATATTTTCAGAATATGTGTCATAAGAGGCTTCACAAGATATCCAGATGGTCATGAATTCGGTAGTGAGTTCACTTTAACGAGAAAAGATGATACTCAGGTGGGACGACTCCCCATGACCGAAAGCCTGGTGTATTGGTTCATGACTCGAAAACATTCTTCTCAAG ATTCGGCAGCTTCTAAGGACCAGAAACTAATTCGGGAGTTGGGAGTGAAATCGGTGGAGGGCTTCCCTACAAGCATCATAGAGATGTTTAAGAATTGCGAGCTAGACTCTATACATCTCACAGAGTACGTGAGATACCATGCACCATGGGACATACTACGAATACCCTCTCGCGCGGGGACTGTGTCACTGGCGGGAGATGCCATGCATACCATGGGACCTTTCCTTGCACAAGGTGGCTCAGCCGCACTAGAAGATGCAGTTGTGCTTGCTCGGTGCCTAGCTCAGAAAACTCGCGTTGATCTAAGAGGAAGAGGAACTAAACTGATGGTAGAGGAAGCGTTGGATCAGTATGTGAAAGAGCGAAAGACTCGAGTTCTGCGATTGTCTTTGCAGACATACCTGATTGGGAAAATGTTTCATACTTCATCACAGTTTGTTAAGCTCATATGCATTGTCCTTCTGGCAGTCCTGTTTAGCGAGTCACACGGCCATACCCGCTACGACTGTGGCAGTCTCTAA